One Terriglobia bacterium DNA segment encodes these proteins:
- a CDS encoding SIMPL domain-containing protein: protein MIAVCAAMGAQAQEVRVPSGGVIGLPSPTSPRPRVYGGPMYFELTGTCSSGVQPTTAVVVGGVAAEGLKPVEVAQQLDKQLDLIRNYVESNHGHLLLFERIRTLKSPPPNRTISEQPYEVIQRLQAEFPADAPMDTHLQRMIELGLDRFGDNVLNANNSRREVVVRFRVADLETKVRDLQHACTVNAWKQWCAVSPGKELCTTDQPPPELQLQTFNVRSAETVLIPNDGANRWRIDYGRNPHFVEPPDLLGNLPMHLDGGIVLTYSRAAEEKP from the coding sequence TTGATAGCGGTTTGCGCGGCCATGGGCGCACAGGCGCAAGAGGTGCGCGTGCCGAGTGGCGGGGTCATAGGGTTACCCTCGCCCACGTCGCCCCGCCCGCGCGTCTACGGCGGGCCGATGTACTTCGAACTCACCGGGACGTGCTCGTCCGGGGTGCAGCCCACGACGGCGGTCGTCGTGGGAGGGGTCGCAGCGGAAGGACTGAAGCCCGTCGAGGTCGCGCAGCAACTCGACAAACAGCTCGACCTGATCCGCAACTACGTGGAATCGAACCACGGCCATTTGCTGTTATTCGAGCGCATCCGAACATTGAAGAGTCCCCCGCCGAACAGAACCATAAGCGAACAACCCTATGAGGTGATACAGCGGTTGCAGGCAGAATTCCCCGCCGATGCCCCGATGGACACCCATCTGCAACGGATGATCGAACTCGGGCTGGACCGATTTGGCGACAACGTGTTGAACGCCAACAACTCGCGCCGCGAGGTCGTAGTCCGATTCCGCGTAGCGGATTTGGAAACGAAAGTCCGGGACTTGCAGCACGCTTGCACCGTGAACGCCTGGAAGCAGTGGTGCGCAGTGTCGCCCGGGAAAGAGCTCTGCACCACGGACCAGCCCCCGCCGGAACTGCAATTGCAGACCTTCAACGTGCGCTCGGCCGAGACCGTGCTGATACCGAATGACGGCGCCAACCGCTGGCGGATCGATTACGGGCGCAACCCGCATTTCGTCGAGCCGCCGGACCTGCTAGGGAATCTCCCGATGCACCTCGACGGCGGCATCGTCCTGACTTACTCCCGCGCAGCGGAAGAGAAGCCTTGA
- a CDS encoding CHAT domain-containing protein, producing MFRRLVLTAALAVILNAAQPALAGQSSTAPAPGQDRRATADQAYAEAMRLYAQKTPESIRQAVAKGEEALALYRELGDRVKEAELHVGLGSTYLTLGDKASAAEHLRQALALVRSIGNRTDEASVLLMLGSAYESSLESKPAVDTYQQALALCRTLANIQCEASTLMGLGRVSVAGGDKQKASEYFGQALPLWRALGDRAKQASTLYLLGILNDLLNQKQAAIGHYLQALPLYRGLGDQPWEARTLFNLAEAYAALGDDTKAREYYGQAIPALHAAGDQPKEATALVGRGILYEAGGEYAQSLADLKAALAVFRALGDRLMEATVLLRLGIVHFEAGEQEKSLDFDQQALALARTLHEPGLETAALVGISSVYGALGDDRRALSYSDQAFKLMPSADSGQADPEALYRLGVTYQSLGRNDRALECFTREVPLHRAKGDRMGEARALYALAGVYDVQGQTQQALSLYQQVLEIRQAVGDRRSNAQALNAVGNAYAGLQQPETALGYYRQALELRRAVHDPVGESQTLFWMAKAERDLAELAPARDHIEASLAIVESQRARIASRELRTSYFATAQQAYELYIDLLMQLHRQHPEKGYDAQALEAHERAKARGLLDLLSEAGVDLRQGVAPELLQRGRQLSQLLEEKQSAEIRLLSSGDAGEQAQQLQQELEALRTEYQQVEAKIRANSPRYAALTQSRPVDLATIQKEVLDADTLLLEYALGSQRSYLWAVTPSGLASFELPARGEIETLSVRLYRTIVGRRPSAADDHQRIASSLSRMVLGPVQSQLGTKRLLIASDGALQVVPFAALPPPGWDPGASAPYEPLIVAHEIVNVPSASTLAFLRRGVGGRHPAPKKLAVLADPVFEREDDRIAANSSSGETVRQAAPLRSPEDRVPPAAATRDVATGISRGIGLERLPFTRKEAEAILRLAPPQSRFAALDFAANRSAATSPELGQYQIIHFATHGVVNDAHPELSGVVLSLFDKNGNPEDGFLRLNDLFNLKLNAGLVVLSACETGLGKEVRGEGLIGLARGFMYAGAPRVVVSFWSINDQAAAEEMRRFYEGMLGSRRLRPAAALRQAQIEMWKQETWRDPFFWAAFVLQGEWR from the coding sequence ATGTTTCGGCGCCTGGTGTTGACCGCCGCCCTTGCAGTGATCCTCAACGCTGCGCAACCCGCGCTTGCCGGCCAGAGCAGTACAGCGCCAGCCCCAGGACAGGACCGCCGCGCCACTGCAGACCAGGCTTACGCGGAAGCGATGCGGTTGTACGCGCAGAAGACCCCGGAATCGATCCGCCAAGCCGTCGCGAAGGGTGAGGAAGCGCTCGCGCTGTACCGGGAGCTGGGAGACCGCGTTAAGGAAGCTGAATTGCATGTGGGCCTCGGTTCCACCTATCTCACCCTCGGAGACAAAGCGAGCGCAGCCGAACACCTGCGCCAGGCATTGGCCTTGGTCCGCAGCATCGGCAATCGTACCGATGAAGCCAGCGTCCTCCTGATGCTGGGCAGCGCCTACGAATCCTCACTGGAATCGAAGCCGGCGGTGGACACCTACCAGCAGGCGTTGGCGCTCTGTCGCACCTTGGCCAACATCCAGTGCGAAGCTTCGACGCTGATGGGGCTCGGCCGTGTCTCGGTCGCCGGCGGCGACAAGCAGAAGGCATCGGAGTACTTCGGGCAGGCGCTTCCCCTGTGGCGCGCACTCGGCGACCGCGCGAAACAAGCGTCCACCCTCTACCTGCTGGGGATCCTGAACGATCTGCTGAATCAGAAGCAGGCTGCCATCGGTCACTATCTGCAGGCGCTGCCTTTGTACCGCGGTCTCGGCGATCAACCATGGGAGGCCCGCACGCTATTCAACCTGGCGGAAGCGTATGCGGCACTGGGGGACGACACGAAGGCCCGCGAATACTACGGACAGGCCATCCCCGCCCTTCACGCCGCCGGAGATCAGCCCAAGGAGGCCACGGCCCTGGTCGGCCGGGGCATACTTTACGAAGCTGGGGGCGAGTATGCGCAATCACTCGCCGACCTGAAGGCCGCGCTGGCTGTGTTTCGCGCGCTCGGTGACCGCCTCATGGAGGCGACGGTGCTGCTTCGTCTTGGCATCGTCCATTTCGAGGCAGGAGAGCAGGAGAAGTCGTTGGACTTCGATCAGCAGGCGCTGGCGCTGGCTCGGACGTTGCACGAACCCGGGCTCGAAACTGCCGCGCTGGTCGGGATCAGCAGCGTCTATGGTGCTTTGGGTGACGACCGCCGGGCCTTGAGCTATTCCGACCAGGCGTTCAAGCTGATGCCGTCCGCCGACAGCGGGCAGGCGGATCCCGAGGCTCTCTATCGTCTCGGGGTCACTTACCAGTCTCTGGGGCGGAACGACAGGGCGCTCGAGTGTTTCACCCGTGAGGTTCCACTCCATCGCGCCAAAGGCGATCGCATGGGAGAGGCTCGCGCACTCTACGCACTGGCGGGAGTTTACGACGTGCAGGGACAGACCCAGCAGGCGCTCAGTCTCTACCAGCAAGTCCTGGAGATCCGGCAAGCGGTCGGCGACCGCCGCTCGAACGCACAGGCGCTGAACGCCGTGGGCAATGCCTATGCTGGACTGCAGCAGCCCGAGACCGCCCTTGGCTACTATCGGCAGGCCCTGGAGCTTCGCCGTGCAGTGCACGATCCTGTCGGAGAGTCGCAAACGCTGTTCTGGATGGCGAAGGCCGAACGAGACCTGGCCGAGCTGGCGCCGGCTCGCGATCACATCGAGGCTTCGCTGGCGATCGTCGAGTCGCAGCGGGCGCGGATTGCCAGCCGCGAACTGCGCACTTCGTACTTCGCGACCGCACAGCAAGCCTACGAGCTGTACATCGATCTGCTGATGCAGTTGCACCGGCAGCATCCAGAAAAGGGATATGACGCCCAGGCGCTGGAAGCGCATGAGCGGGCAAAAGCGCGGGGCCTGCTGGACCTTCTCAGCGAGGCTGGAGTCGACCTTCGCCAGGGAGTTGCGCCCGAGTTGCTGCAGCGCGGGCGTCAACTCAGTCAGCTCCTGGAGGAAAAGCAGAGCGCGGAGATCCGGCTGCTGAGCAGCGGCGACGCTGGCGAGCAGGCGCAGCAACTTCAGCAGGAGCTGGAAGCGCTCCGCACCGAGTACCAGCAGGTGGAAGCAAAGATCCGCGCGAACAGCCCTCGTTACGCTGCACTCACCCAGTCCCGGCCGGTGGATCTCGCGACCATCCAGAAAGAAGTGCTGGATGCCGACACGTTGCTCCTGGAGTATGCGCTGGGCAGCCAACGCAGCTACTTGTGGGCCGTGACGCCGTCGGGGTTGGCCAGCTTTGAGCTACCCGCGCGCGGCGAGATCGAAACCCTGTCGGTGCGTCTGTATCGAACCATCGTCGGCCGGCGCCCATCCGCTGCCGACGACCATCAGAGGATCGCCTCCTCGCTGAGCCGGATGGTCCTGGGGCCGGTGCAAAGCCAGCTTGGGACCAAGCGCCTCCTGATCGCGAGCGACGGCGCTTTGCAGGTTGTGCCGTTTGCAGCGCTGCCGCCGCCGGGCTGGGACCCCGGCGCGTCAGCACCGTATGAACCATTGATCGTCGCGCACGAGATCGTCAATGTTCCCTCTGCCTCGACTCTGGCTTTCCTGCGAAGAGGCGTGGGCGGCCGCCATCCGGCCCCCAAGAAACTCGCGGTGCTGGCCGATCCAGTGTTCGAGCGCGAGGATGACCGCATCGCAGCGAACTCCTCGAGCGGGGAAACCGTGAGGCAAGCCGCACCGCTCCGTTCGCCGGAGGACCGTGTCCCCCCGGCCGCCGCCACGCGAGACGTGGCGACCGGGATTTCGCGAGGAATCGGCCTGGAACGGCTTCCCTTCACCCGCAAAGAGGCGGAGGCCATCCTCCGCCTGGCGCCACCGCAATCGCGGTTCGCTGCGCTCGATTTCGCTGCCAACAGATCGGCTGCGACCTCTCCTGAACTGGGGCAGTACCAGATCATTCACTTCGCGACGCACGGCGTCGTGAATGACGCGCATCCGGAGTTATCAGGTGTGGTTTTGTCGCTCTTCGACAAGAATGGCAACCCGGAGGACGGATTCCTCCGGCTGAACGATCTCTTCAATCTGAAGCTGAACGCCGGTCTGGTTGTGCTCAGTGCCTGCGAAACCGGCTTGGGCAAGGAAGTGCGAGGCGAAGGGTTGATCGGCCTGGCGCGAGGTTTCATGTACGCCGGAGCGCCACGCGTGGTGGTGAGCTTCTGGAGCATCAATGACCAGGCTGCCGCGGAGGAGATGCGGCGTTTCTACGAGGGAATGCTGGGCAGCCGGCGCTTGCGGCCGGCGGCCGCCTTACGGCAGGCCCAGATCGAGATGTGGAAGCAGGAAACGTGGCGTGATCCATTCTTCTGGGCTGCGTTCGTTCTGCAAGGCGAGTGGAGGTAA